The following proteins are co-located in the Haloarcula marismortui ATCC 43049 genome:
- a CDS encoding ABC transporter ATP-binding protein — protein sequence MAKTADSPILEVENLTKYYESGGTIVDTLLGRSQEVKALDGVDLELYPGETLGIVGESGCGKTTLAQTLLRLIEPTAGSVRYKGEDLTGASNDRLRALRKDIQYIFQDPFASLNPRLTVGDIVGEPLDIHGIADGEARTERVNDLLETVGLNQRHTHRYPHEFSGGQRQRIGIARALAVDPEVIVCDEPVSALDVSVQAQILNLLTDLQSEFGLSYIVIAHDLSVVEHIADRVGVLYLGEFAEVGPTENVFQPPYHPYAEALLSAIPEPDPGWEGDRIFLSGDVPSPLNPPSGCRFHTRCPRVIQPEGTDMAQSEWRSLMDLKQRLRKADSLEAVTAVKDSVEDEDLRQLSRSALETRVRAEFGLPDTVGDREAEGVLATALDHLHDEAFEAAQTAMDDAFESPCERTDPALFDVGDDHQIACLLYDDDHPDTSTRASSR from the coding sequence ATGGCTAAGACAGCCGACAGCCCCATTCTGGAGGTCGAAAACCTCACGAAGTACTACGAGTCCGGCGGGACCATCGTCGATACCCTGCTGGGTCGGAGTCAGGAAGTGAAAGCTCTAGATGGCGTCGATCTGGAGCTCTATCCCGGCGAGACACTGGGTATCGTCGGCGAGTCCGGCTGTGGCAAGACCACGCTCGCCCAGACGCTGCTTCGGCTCATCGAACCCACAGCCGGCTCAGTTCGCTACAAAGGCGAAGACCTGACAGGTGCCTCAAATGACCGTCTGCGGGCGCTTCGAAAGGATATCCAGTATATATTTCAGGACCCGTTCGCCAGCCTCAACCCGCGGCTGACGGTGGGCGACATCGTCGGCGAGCCGCTGGATATCCACGGGATCGCAGACGGCGAGGCGCGAACCGAGCGTGTCAACGACTTGCTGGAGACCGTCGGGCTAAACCAGCGTCACACCCACCGCTATCCCCACGAGTTCTCCGGTGGCCAGCGCCAGCGAATCGGCATCGCCCGCGCACTCGCCGTCGACCCCGAGGTCATCGTCTGTGACGAACCCGTCTCGGCGCTGGACGTGAGCGTGCAGGCCCAGATTCTGAACCTGCTTACGGACCTGCAGTCGGAGTTCGGCCTCTCCTATATTGTCATCGCCCACGACCTCAGCGTCGTTGAGCATATCGCCGACCGCGTGGGTGTCCTGTATCTCGGGGAGTTCGCCGAAGTCGGGCCGACCGAGAACGTGTTTCAGCCACCGTATCACCCCTACGCCGAGGCGCTTCTGTCCGCCATTCCGGAACCAGACCCCGGCTGGGAGGGCGACCGGATTTTCCTCTCCGGCGATGTTCCATCGCCACTGAACCCCCCGTCGGGCTGTCGGTTCCACACCCGCTGTCCGAGGGTCATCCAGCCCGAGGGGACTGACATGGCCCAGTCCGAGTGGCGGTCACTGATGGACCTGAAACAACGGCTCCGGAAGGCCGACTCACTGGAGGCCGTCACTGCCGTCAAGGACAGTGTCGAGGACGAGGACCTGCGTCAGCTCTCTCGGTCCGCTCTCGAAACACGGGTCCGAGCCGAATTCGGCCTCCCGGACACGGTCGGCGACCGGGAGGCCGAAGGAGTGCTGGCGACGGCGCTCGACCACCTGCACGACGAGGCTTTCGAAGCCGCCCAGACTGCGATGGACGACGCCTTCGAATCCCCCTGCGAGCGAACCGACCCCGCGCTGTTCGATGTCGGTGACGACCACCAAATCGCCTGCCTGCTGTACGATGACGACCATCCGGATACGTCTACACGGGCCAGTAGTCGCTGA
- a CDS encoding PAS domain S-box protein translates to MTSTRDAIRLLHVDDEPDFAETAAAFLEKENDRLRVETASNAENALERLESSTFDCIVSDYDMPGRSGIEFLEAVREEYPELPLILFTGKGSEEVASDAISAGVTDYLQKEAGTDQYTLLANRVQNAVEARQSATEAERRRHRLEQILKTVPSCVVQLDRDGQFVFANQRAIDVLGLSQSELKDRLYNDPEWEIRDLDGHPIPDAELPFRQVLETGQPLSDARHTIHWPDGTEKVLSVNGAPLFDDDGAVESVVCTLTDITDKRDRKRDLQETERRLQLALEASETGVLEWDYETDEVVLSDTLERLLGFEPGEFGGTLSAVFELIHPEDRTEVREQIERAVETDSVYDGEFRMIDADGDVQWGSVRGQPIEDDDSTLMVGVHHDITEHKERERDLRVIERRLEAILENTTTPMFMKDDEGQYLFVNHGYRELTGLADEEIVGRTDFELFPEETAETTWANDRAVLQAGQPIETEEQLIIDGETLQFLSTKVPIYDTGERSDPDTPVAVFGVASNITDIRKQEQELQRERDRLAEFASVVSHDLRSPLSVAQGRLQLARTTGDESHLEGIETALDRMERIIDDVLLLARQGQDIQETAPVSLHDAVADAWEMVSQDAEDGTLAFTDTDKRDVTITADRPRLLQLLENLLRNSVEHGATRSPTGADNGVKHESGEPRSQAHTNVDHGTAGSQTKSVDAADGDGSVNITVGAIKGGFYVADDGPGVPEDERETLFEAGYSTADNGSGFGLAIVDRIAEAHGWAVDVAESADGGARFEITGVEFA, encoded by the coding sequence ATGACATCAACACGCGACGCGATTCGGCTGTTGCACGTCGACGACGAGCCGGACTTCGCGGAGACGGCCGCCGCGTTCCTTGAAAAAGAGAACGACCGACTCCGCGTTGAAACAGCGTCAAACGCGGAAAACGCGCTGGAACGGCTCGAATCGTCGACGTTTGACTGTATCGTGTCGGATTACGATATGCCCGGGCGCAGCGGCATCGAGTTCCTCGAAGCCGTCCGCGAGGAGTACCCTGAACTCCCGCTCATCCTGTTCACCGGAAAGGGAAGCGAGGAGGTCGCGAGTGACGCCATCTCGGCCGGTGTCACCGACTATCTGCAGAAGGAGGCCGGGACAGACCAGTACACATTGCTGGCGAATCGGGTCCAGAACGCGGTGGAAGCGAGACAGTCAGCGACTGAGGCCGAGCGGCGGCGGCACCGTCTCGAACAGATCCTCAAGACTGTCCCGTCGTGTGTTGTGCAACTCGACCGCGACGGCCAGTTTGTCTTCGCCAACCAGCGCGCTATCGATGTCCTCGGCCTGTCACAATCGGAATTGAAAGACCGGCTGTACAATGACCCGGAATGGGAAATACGTGACCTCGATGGTCACCCGATACCGGACGCGGAGCTTCCGTTTCGGCAGGTGCTCGAAACCGGCCAGCCCCTATCCGATGCCCGGCACACGATCCATTGGCCGGACGGTACCGAGAAGGTACTCTCGGTGAACGGCGCACCGCTGTTCGACGACGACGGGGCTGTTGAAAGCGTGGTCTGTACCCTGACGGATATCACCGACAAGCGAGACCGGAAACGCGACTTACAGGAAACCGAGCGCCGACTCCAATTGGCGCTGGAAGCCAGCGAAACGGGTGTCTTGGAGTGGGACTACGAGACGGACGAGGTCGTATTAAGCGATACGCTCGAACGACTCTTGGGCTTCGAGCCCGGCGAGTTCGGCGGGACGCTGTCGGCCGTGTTCGAACTGATTCACCCCGAGGACCGCACTGAAGTCCGCGAACAAATAGAGCGGGCAGTCGAGACAGACAGCGTCTACGACGGGGAGTTCCGGATGATCGACGCGGACGGCGACGTACAGTGGGGCTCTGTTCGGGGCCAACCCATCGAAGACGACGACAGTACACTGATGGTCGGCGTCCACCACGACATCACCGAGCACAAGGAACGTGAGCGCGACCTGCGGGTAATAGAGCGCCGGCTCGAGGCAATTCTGGAAAACACCACGACTCCGATGTTTATGAAAGACGACGAAGGGCAGTACCTCTTCGTCAACCACGGCTATCGGGAGCTTACCGGGCTCGCTGACGAGGAAATCGTCGGCCGTACGGACTTCGAGCTGTTCCCCGAAGAGACAGCTGAAACGACGTGGGCAAACGACCGTGCTGTCCTGCAAGCCGGGCAACCGATAGAGACCGAGGAGCAACTCATCATCGACGGCGAGACGCTCCAGTTCCTCTCGACGAAGGTTCCAATATACGACACGGGTGAGCGGTCTGACCCGGATACCCCGGTTGCCGTGTTCGGCGTCGCAAGCAACATTACCGACATCCGAAAGCAAGAACAGGAGCTACAGCGTGAGCGCGACCGGCTTGCGGAGTTCGCCAGCGTCGTTAGCCACGACCTTCGCAGTCCGCTGAGCGTCGCACAGGGGCGGCTGCAACTCGCCCGGACAACCGGTGATGAGAGCCATCTGGAGGGCATCGAAACTGCACTCGACCGGATGGAACGCATCATCGATGACGTGTTGCTCCTGGCTCGCCAGGGACAGGACATCCAGGAGACAGCACCGGTCTCGCTCCATGACGCGGTCGCGGATGCCTGGGAGATGGTGTCTCAGGACGCAGAAGACGGGACGCTCGCCTTCACCGACACTGACAAACGAGACGTAACGATTACCGCCGACCGGCCGCGCCTGTTGCAACTGCTTGAGAACCTGCTCCGGAACAGTGTGGAACATGGTGCCACGCGCAGTCCGACGGGGGCCGACAACGGTGTGAAACACGAGTCGGGGGAGCCGCGTTCACAGGCACACACAAACGTAGACCACGGCACAGCGGGCAGCCAGACGAAGTCTGTGGACGCCGCCGACGGGGATGGAAGCGTGAACATCACTGTCGGTGCCATCAAAGGGGGCTTCTACGTGGCCGACGACGGTCCCGGCGTTCCGGAAGACGAGCGCGAGACATTGTTCGAGGCTGGATACTCGACCGCCGACAACGGGTCCGGGTTCGGGCTGGCGATTGTCGACCGCATCGCAGAGGCCCACGGCTGGGCGGTCGACGTGGCAGAGAGCGCCGACGGCGGCGCACGCTTCGAGATTACCGGCGTTGAGTTTGCGTAG
- a CDS encoding DUF4350 domain-containing protein: MTEGRIVKPLAVFIVVLVVILGGTFLLAVVNPGSSGPPDGQSIDGQSPSQYQPDAVNAPVDPEEGAISVDSEGSDKRILVDTSHGNQVSESELEPITEAVFEAGHTVEYGTSGTASFADSLGQYDGILIVQPLGSYSEAEREALQEYTDDGGRVVVLAEPTQTRLSTGFTQSTTTVSFGANNATERYGVRMGSEQLYNVDDAANDNNFKAIYASPSDDGDLTDGVETITFDTAGYAVVNGDAETKFTAVEGTRTLETRRTGTYATVVRNDNMVFVTDSTFISSSELYDADNEVFIGNLLSFLLDGEAPDPGGGATPSAGFGTGDSASTPAETPPEPTPTPVPTPSGS, from the coding sequence ATGACTGAGGGTCGTATCGTTAAGCCACTTGCCGTGTTTATCGTCGTCCTCGTGGTGATACTGGGCGGCACGTTCCTTCTCGCAGTCGTTAACCCGGGCTCATCGGGGCCGCCAGATGGCCAGTCCATCGACGGTCAATCGCCGTCACAGTACCAGCCCGACGCTGTCAATGCCCCTGTCGACCCCGAAGAAGGGGCGATCTCGGTCGACTCTGAGGGAAGTGACAAGCGAATACTCGTCGATACGAGCCACGGCAACCAGGTGTCCGAATCCGAACTCGAACCAATCACTGAGGCAGTGTTCGAGGCGGGCCATACTGTCGAGTACGGCACGTCCGGCACCGCCTCGTTCGCCGATTCGCTGGGCCAGTACGACGGCATACTCATCGTCCAGCCGCTCGGCAGTTACTCCGAAGCGGAACGCGAAGCATTACAGGAGTACACCGACGATGGCGGCCGTGTTGTCGTCCTCGCCGAACCGACACAGACCCGCCTTTCGACCGGCTTCACCCAGTCGACCACGACGGTATCGTTCGGGGCCAACAACGCCACCGAGCGCTACGGCGTTCGGATGGGGTCCGAACAGCTGTACAATGTCGACGATGCGGCCAACGACAACAACTTCAAAGCCATCTACGCCTCACCGAGCGACGATGGTGACCTGACCGACGGTGTCGAGACGATTACGTTCGACACCGCCGGCTACGCGGTGGTGAACGGCGACGCCGAGACGAAGTTCACCGCTGTCGAGGGTACCCGGACGCTGGAGACGCGGCGTACCGGAACGTACGCGACAGTCGTCCGCAACGACAACATGGTGTTTGTCACTGACTCGACGTTCATCAGTAGTTCCGAGCTATACGACGCCGACAACGAGGTGTTCATCGGGAACCTGCTTTCGTTCTTGCTCGACGGCGAAGCACCCGACCCGGGCGGTGGCGCGACCCCAAGTGCTGGATTCGGGACTGGTGACAGTGCTTCCACTCCGGCCGAAACACCGCCGGAGCCGACCCCGACGCCAGTCCCCACCCCAAGCGGGTCCTGA
- a CDS encoding S49 family peptidase has protein sequence MSRRDQLFSAMTASYVIAVTLAIVIAAIFAPVIWNGVPSGGDDDPSVAVITLRGGTTDANVNAVKQDLREARTNESIEAVVLRVDSPGGPVDSSEEFYLAVNRTASEMPVVAYVEGTAASGGYYGITPADEIVVKPSSNVGSIGVIVQAPLSLIEQVEQQGETFVRSGPDKAQISKDSLREDIEVLQRSFVGTVMRHRGEQLTVSREEVANGGTYLGAQATENGFADRIGDTGLAIERAAALSDDIEGDQYDVVYQGSGGAEFNVIIVPAGAETVQGANNVTYLVHPDNSETTFREPVKYYAVWGIPAEDNNATVIRND, from the coding sequence ATGTCTAGGAGAGATCAACTGTTCTCGGCGATGACGGCGTCGTACGTGATCGCGGTCACGCTCGCCATCGTCATCGCCGCGATATTCGCGCCGGTCATCTGGAACGGCGTGCCAAGCGGTGGTGACGACGACCCGAGCGTCGCCGTCATCACCCTTCGGGGCGGCACAACCGACGCGAACGTCAACGCCGTCAAACAGGACCTCCGCGAAGCGCGAACGAACGAATCAATCGAGGCGGTCGTCCTCCGGGTCGACAGCCCCGGCGGCCCGGTCGACTCAAGCGAGGAGTTCTACCTCGCCGTGAACCGGACCGCCAGTGAGATGCCCGTTGTCGCCTACGTCGAGGGGACGGCCGCTTCGGGTGGGTACTATGGCATCACACCGGCCGACGAGATCGTCGTCAAGCCGAGTTCGAACGTCGGCAGCATCGGCGTCATCGTCCAGGCCCCGCTGAGTCTCATCGAGCAGGTCGAACAGCAGGGCGAGACGTTCGTCCGCTCGGGGCCGGACAAGGCCCAAATAAGCAAAGACAGCCTCCGCGAGGATATCGAGGTGCTCCAGCGGTCCTTCGTCGGGACAGTCATGCGCCATCGGGGCGAGCAACTGACGGTCTCCCGTGAGGAAGTCGCCAACGGAGGCACGTATCTCGGCGCACAGGCGACCGAGAACGGCTTTGCCGACCGGATCGGCGATACCGGACTGGCCATCGAGCGGGCCGCTGCACTCTCAGACGACATCGAGGGCGACCAGTACGACGTTGTGTATCAGGGCAGTGGCGGTGCCGAATTCAACGTCATCATCGTCCCTGCCGGCGCTGAAACCGTACAGGGCGCGAATAACGTGACCTATCTCGTTCATCCCGACAACAGTGAGACGACGTTCCGGGAACCGGTGAAGTACTACGCCGTCTGGGGAATCCCCGCCGAAGACAACAATGCAACGGTGATCCGCAATGACTGA
- a CDS encoding aldo/keto reductase, translating into METRALGDTGQESTMLTFGSIALNWLEQEGANQLVELVLDHGVNHFDVAPTYGDAELKLGPKLRQYRENIFLGCKTQEREYEGAARKIDRSLNRLGIDTIDLYQIHGLEYEDELDTITADGGALDAIREAKAAGKVDHIGLTSHGNPGLILDAIDRIDDLETVMFPLNPVVAGKDGDEYDYEAVLDRCEAEGIGTLGIKAFAKGSWPPTDELAEADRPYANWYEPVDTPEDIRERFDFAAARGLDTIVSPGDPKLVKMVLDAASRSAGMDEARQRALIEEARHDDSPVPEQLHH; encoded by the coding sequence ATGGAGACCCGAGCACTGGGCGACACTGGACAGGAGAGCACGATGCTGACGTTCGGTTCGATCGCACTCAACTGGCTCGAACAGGAGGGCGCGAACCAGTTGGTCGAACTCGTGTTGGACCACGGCGTCAACCACTTCGACGTAGCACCGACCTACGGTGACGCAGAGCTGAAACTGGGGCCGAAGCTCCGGCAGTACCGCGAGAACATCTTCCTGGGCTGTAAGACCCAAGAGCGAGAGTACGAGGGGGCCGCCCGGAAAATCGACCGGTCGCTGAACCGCCTCGGCATCGACACTATCGACCTCTACCAGATCCACGGCCTGGAATACGAAGACGAACTGGACACGATCACCGCTGACGGCGGCGCACTCGATGCGATACGCGAGGCAAAGGCGGCAGGGAAGGTAGACCACATCGGGCTGACGAGCCACGGCAACCCCGGGCTCATCCTCGACGCCATCGACCGCATCGACGACCTTGAGACGGTGATGTTCCCGCTGAACCCCGTCGTCGCCGGCAAGGACGGTGACGAGTACGACTACGAGGCCGTGCTGGACCGCTGTGAGGCGGAGGGCATCGGTACGCTGGGCATCAAGGCGTTCGCGAAGGGGTCGTGGCCACCGACCGACGAACTGGCCGAGGCCGACCGCCCGTACGCGAACTGGTACGAGCCGGTCGACACACCAGAGGACATCCGCGAGCGGTTCGACTTCGCCGCCGCCCGAGGTCTCGATACCATCGTCAGCCCCGGCGACCCGAAGCTCGTGAAGATGGTGCTCGATGCCGCCAGTCGCTCGGCGGGGATGGACGAGGCGCGCCAGCGCGCACTCATCGAGGAAGCGCGCCACGATGACAGTCCGGTGCCCGAGCAACTGCACCACTGA
- a CDS encoding class I SAM-dependent methyltransferase: MSVNGDVPETVTAALADQRVEGRVCLEAGAGVGNTTAGLLAAGAKRVYAVTNDADHAATVRDRIGDRNADRLAVIEADLRATPLATDSVDLVAAHGLCNVLPPAELAPIAAELTRVAKPDGCLVVDDYAVPPADAAVNRLFALENAAARVVDGRPVLTFYPPAVLVAVFAANGWSVERRKTLLNPVPWTEAHLDAHAEVVREYAAALPDSLGEPLTAMAEDLVAAIGSERTGTMYSLAFRRADA, from the coding sequence ATGAGCGTGAACGGGGACGTTCCGGAGACGGTGACAGCGGCACTCGCTGACCAGCGGGTCGAGGGACGGGTCTGTCTTGAGGCCGGAGCCGGCGTCGGGAACACGACGGCAGGACTGCTGGCCGCGGGCGCAAAACGCGTGTATGCGGTGACGAACGACGCAGACCACGCCGCGACGGTCCGGGACCGCATCGGCGACCGAAACGCCGACCGGCTGGCCGTGATCGAGGCTGACCTCCGGGCGACGCCGCTTGCGACCGACAGCGTCGACCTCGTCGCCGCCCACGGACTGTGTAACGTCCTGCCACCGGCCGAACTGGCCCCTATCGCGGCCGAACTGACGCGGGTCGCAAAACCCGACGGTTGCCTCGTCGTCGACGACTACGCGGTGCCGCCCGCCGACGCGGCTGTCAACCGACTGTTCGCGCTGGAAAACGCCGCCGCGCGGGTAGTCGACGGCCGGCCGGTGCTGACGTTCTACCCGCCCGCCGTGCTGGTTGCCGTCTTCGCCGCCAACGGCTGGAGTGTCGAACGACGGAAGACGCTGCTGAACCCGGTCCCCTGGACCGAGGCTCATCTAGATGCCCACGCAGAGGTGGTGCGGGAGTACGCCGCGGCGCTTCCGGATTCGCTCGGGGAGCCACTGACTGCGATGGCTGAAGATCTGGTCGCAGCTATCGGCTCCGAGCGAACCGGGACGATGTACAGTCTCGCGTTCCGGCGAGCAGATGCGTGA
- a CDS encoding cupin domain-containing protein, whose amino-acid sequence MSLDRLAAFDAEPEAGEVIDGELAVTDDVLVKAFALGPDATIDPHEHDGATNVFHVVRGEVTVQQDDTEEAIAAPGVVLNERGQAHGAHNHTDEVAVLTASLCPLPGQ is encoded by the coding sequence ATGTCACTCGATAGATTGGCAGCGTTCGACGCCGAACCGGAAGCAGGCGAAGTCATCGACGGAGAACTGGCAGTGACCGACGACGTGCTGGTGAAGGCGTTCGCGCTGGGGCCGGACGCGACAATCGACCCGCACGAGCACGACGGCGCGACGAACGTGTTCCACGTCGTCCGCGGCGAGGTGACGGTCCAGCAGGACGACACCGAGGAAGCCATCGCCGCGCCGGGCGTCGTCCTGAACGAGCGCGGGCAGGCCCATGGCGCGCACAACCACACCGACGAGGTAGCTGTTTTGACTGCGAGCCTCTGTCCGCTGCCGGGACAGTAG